The DNA window AAGAGAGGTTTCAGGAGTGCTCTAGAAccggaaaaaaaatagaaaaagaaaaaaaaaagaactaattttattatttttattatcctgCTTATTAGTCCGAGACTACACCAAATActtcactaagctagtccagcttagtctagtctaagccagtccagcttagtccttgaagctagtctAGTCCAAGACAATCTAGTACAACAAACGCATacgtatggtacaaacatctcAAATCCGTGCCTATTGCACAATATAATTATAACAAAAtaaatccaaatccatagaaTACCAAATCTACTCCCACGCAGGTTGTATGCAATGAATATACTATATTTACATTCATCACGGAAATACATAGTTATCATTGTATCTCAAATCGGTGTCGAAAAATTTAAGCAACGATGTGGAAATAAGGGGTGAAGTCTAAACTTCACCCCATATCCACGATATTTCTATAAATCAGTcaatttcttcaatattttctataTCCTGAAAAAAATTTCGGCAGAAAATTTGCAAATCGTTTTCTCGGGAGACACAAAATGAATGACGTATATCCTTTATTCCCTCTTTTAACATgaattattttttagttttcatctATACAATCTAGGGTTTCAAGAtgaaaatttcaattaaattagtaTAATTGATTCGTTTTAGTGCAAtggtttattttattattttattacttagCATTAGAAAGAAGTTTCATTCGCCTATATCACATACTTTATTTTACACAATCTAATCATTAATTTATGATTCATAGATAtgttgtggcttcatatgaCATTCCCTAAACAATAACtttaaattttcatgtttttgagcaaattttcatcatttccatCGAAGGCAATCGATATCGATATTGGTATTGATATCTCCATCGGTATTTCAATAAATTTGCATATCAATATTTCCACCGATActgatattttaaacactggATGCGAGAAAACAATTACATCACACAATTCATTCGATTCGACAGCCAAAAATTAAGAGAATGTGtgtgaagtaaaaatgggtgtgtggataacacaccccttCTTAATTTTGACATCTAGTCTCACTCTTTGGCATCAAACccatttatgcaattaataTTTTCCACTTGCAAATGGATTGTAGCTCAGTTGTTTAAAAGTGTTTGCCTTACATTCGATATTTTTTGTTTGAAGCTCCCACAACCAGAAATTACCATTTGCTCAATGAAGTTTTGCCTGACTAACCACCTTACGTCGACAAAGAAACATTATCCAATGGAATAAAAATTTTGGTTGGGCAAAATTGGTCtacaatttggttttttttttttctagaaattTATGGCAAACACGTTTGACAGACAAAGTAACCTTCGTCAGGCAAAGTTTTTgtgccaaataaaaaatattggcACGTGTTATGCCATCTTTTGCCCGACGGAAAACCTATTTGTCAATGAGCTTAACTTGGCCCAACGAACCATTTCGTCGAGCAAACccctatttattaaaaattttgttggtcacttatcctttttcttggtgacttagggtttagggtttatattTCATCAATCAAAATGAAATATTTCGTCAGGCAAAGGTGATGGACATTTTTGCATATTCAATTCCTTTAATGATTTTCACAATCTACGAAATtattttcaatgatccaaccgtcaaacttgtttgaatATACTCCGATATCGCATACGCCAAAGTTACCAAATTCAGGTTTTCAGGATTAGATAACGGCACGAAATCCTTCGATGGTTGAAAATGTATCATCCcgatttaaggttttttttagctccaattttgatgattttttacaaatacaatcCTCAACCCGAGAAGAATAAAATGAATGGacctgatcatcaatttaaaatattttcactggtggttaccacaaaatcttacattctacttaataaaagtatatacTAAACTCTAAGTATTTGTTGCcgcttagtactacggtttagtagtatttctcttcacttgtaagtgagaagtcttatgttcgattctcgtcaaaggcgaatttgaaccacattattgctagctcattgtgaggctcaACCTGCTCCCCCACCCGTTAACTATAGttgatatcgtttgttaaaaaaaaaaaagatctctaagtgtttgttgaatCAATTGTTTTCATGGGATATGTAATGTACGAAACTAATTACAGCTATCTAAcggtcaaacttatttgtatatacttcgagatcgtgtacgccaaaaatcaccaaATGCAAGTTTCCAGGATTGGGTAACGTGACAAAATCTTTCAACGGTTGAAAATGTATCATCACGACTTAAGGATTTTTTTagttctgattttgatgatttttacaaccacactccttgaccctagaagaatgcaatgaatTGCCCCGAtatcaatttgaaatatttacactagtggttaTTACAAAATTTTACGTtctacttaataaaagtatagaataaacttttaagtgtttgttgaatCCATTGTTTTCATAAGATACACAGTCTATGAAagtaatttcaacgatccaactatcAAACTTGTTTGAATATAGTACGAGATCTCATTGTTCCAACTATCaaacttttaagtgtttgttgaatCCATTGTTCCCACAATTTTTTGCCAAAATTTAACTGCGCTGTATTTCTATGCAACCTTTGCCTGACAGGCCACCTAAGTTTGCCCGATGAAGGTTTAGACCCTTGCTTGACAAATTGGTTCGTCTGGCAAAGGTCTGATATATTATAATAGGCTCAAaaccttatttttcttcctcgCAACGTCGTTTCTGCTCCTCTTTCTGTGTTGTCTCACTCTGCCCTTGTGGTATCTATCTCTTTGCCCTTTTTGTGCTTTCTCTGTCTTCTCTTGCTCTCTCTCTATTGCCCTTTCACTCACTCCACTCTCACCGTCATGTTCAAATTCCTAAATAATCAATTCAAAGGTATGTTTGCTCATTGCTTTGATTTATATCAGTTGTGTTATTGTAATGATTGATGGGGCCATATTATTCTAAAATATTGTGAAGTTTGTGAAATGACATACCCGACCTAGAATGTCCAACAGGACACTCGAATCGTGATTCttggccgacacctagaaggtgacgaaaccataaagtgATGGTGATGTGGAAAGTGCAAGTAAattaaaacataaaccaacTAATAGCAGAGTGCACAGTGTGCGAATTAGAAACCTTTGTtggaaggaaaattttattcaaactcatttatcttctttctacacccaacttatttttttttgtcttcaaACTTTAATTGTGTCCAACAATTCTCTCTCTACAcccaaaatgaaaaagaacaaaaagtaaaaaataaaattccagTACAAAAAACTATGGGCCACCCCATCTCTCCAAACCCCAACTGCTCCCAATTTCTACCCTTCCCCACCACTTCCCCTACCACCTACAAtgaaaattcttaaaatttcaGCCATCACTACCCCTCTCCCGATCTTTCCCCAACCACATAACAACTTCATCTTCCGCGCAGTCCTTTTAACACGCCGAATTCCATGAAACTATCGATCAGTTAAATCTAACTGTGTTGGACCATCAAGTGTGCTATATGCGTAGAATCATAATTTTAATGTTAtcatgaattttgtttttttaaatattgtcatgaatttcttttgttctttttaatGGTGGGTCGTTAGGGGTTAAGGTtctccaaattttcaaattgttgTGTGTGGTAGGGAAAGTCTGCCGGCGCAAGGGGGTGGTTGGGGTTTGGACAGATGTGGTGGCTAGAGTTGCCTAATGTtggattatttatttatttattctattCTTGTTGAGTGTAAAAAGAGAATTATTTGGCACATTTGAAATTTCaagataaaaaaatgataagttgggtgtagaaagagaatAAATGGGTCTACACTAATTAGGATAAAGGAGAAATATTGTATTAAAAATACAAACTAATTTATGGTTGTAAAACGTGTGAAACAACATCCTGAAATTAAGGAAAATACATTGATCGTGCTTTAAAGCCAACACTACTCCATGGACGTGAGGAACTAGAGGCAATAGTTATCAAAGCAACCCACCGCGATAGATGAGAGTTGGTTGTTGTTGCTTCTATTTAAAGGAATTCCCTGCTCACAAAGAAATAATTTGGAGTACCAGGGTCTATCACTATAAGAACATAACATCTTGAGTGAGTAGAAATGTCTCTGTGAGTCTAAAATGCCTATGTGAGTCTTCATGGCCCCTGGAAGAGGAGGGTAACTGTGgcttgccaccagttgtcccctttttaaaaaagaaagaaaactactGCAGTGGCTGCTCGAGGTAAGTCTTCGTTCATGTACTCTAGTTGTGATCTTGGGATTGTGCtaacaataattaattagggtttattcttacacccttatcacACAAGTGATGCCAGAGCATAAATACACAACAGTAAAGATAAAGTAGAGATATTTCTAGTGAAAGGAGGAATCCTCCCACAAGTGACAAACTCTCATAGGAGACCATTAGGATTGAAAGAGACATATATGAGAAAAATGTGACACGGTGCAAAGAAAAATGCCCTTATTTTCATAAAGAGggttctctctctcaaaatttTATCATCAATATGAGTTGGACAATTTTTACAAAATCAAAACAATTGATCAGAAAAGTTCCTAATCCTCCTACAAAAATGAGAATATTTTTTCTTAGCACCTTCAAGTGATGGTGATGCTCATTTAACATTGATATATGAGTTTAAATTCGAGATTTGTGCAGTGGATAAacataaatctcaaaatttaaactcatccaatGATGATGAATAAAGTCTGAGCATCACCACCACTTAAAGGTGGTGAACAAAAATACACCCTATAAAaatatgggtttttatcacaagtggtccctgaaattgaccttcaccatcaagatggtccctgaaattaaaaatcaatcaatgtagttccTGAAAATAGgcgtcgcaaatcaatgtggtcattccgttacaattctgttaaaaattccGTTAAAAGCTAATGTAGCACATAAATAGGCCCCATAAAATTTACGGATTTTTACCACAAatgatccttgaaattgacccataacatcaagatggtccctgaaattgacccacaccatcaaTATGGtcactaaaattgaaaatcaatcaatatagTCATTGAAAATAGttgtcgcaaatcaatatgatcattccaccacaattctgtaaaaaaaaactttgttatATGCTAatgtgggtttaataattaattaaaaaaattgtctaaatacctttttgcataatggattttttttttccttatagtAGGGTCTACTCCGAAGAGAGATCActtccataaattctcaaaggcacaaggcttaaccaaggcctaagagggtgtgtggaaatagttttcaaccaacaatgGACACACATCggttataacctcattatctcaaggcaGACCTCGTCATTCTTCGCATCACCAGACCACCAGGGAAGTGTCgaacaagctctccaagattaaggttgtgaggatgttgattGCCTAAATGTTAACGATGATGTCCCAAAAGTCGTTACCAATGGGTCAAGTTATCACCAAAGGTGATCTCAATCTAGGTTTGATTCGGTGAAGGGTATTGAAGTGTGTAAAGATGGGTGTATTGAGATGTTTTTATAGAGAATAGAAAGCAAAGGAGGTATATAAATGTGGACTAAGATCGGAGGTGATTGCAGGACTAGGTTTTTgggttgacaatttttttattaaccattaaattatttaagcctatttgtaattttttttttaatttaattagacttgtgtgacccatttatgtgtcacattagCATATAACAAAACTTTTGACAGAATTGTGACGGAAGAactacattgatttgagacacttacttgcgggactacattgatcaattttcaattttagggaccattttgatgtcgcGGGTCAATTTCAAGAACCGTTTTGATGTCGTGGGTCAATGTCAATGATCATTTGTGAGAAAAAATGACTTATAGGgtccatttatgtgccacatcaacatttaacagattttttaacataattgtgacggaatgaccacattgatttgcgacacctattttcaggaactacattaattgattttcaattttatggaCCATCCGAATGGGTCGCGAGTTTGTTGTCCCAAATTACGTGTCTCATTTGTGTCTCTTCTTTAGTTTTGAGACACTTGTCCTCCATTTAACTTTAAAACTTAACAATGTTACTAtgcataaaatttaattaaaattaaaaaaactataaaaaaaaaaccactgtTGAAACTCATCATCTCCAATCTCCCTACAATCCATCCCCCAATCTCCTGCAATCCTTCAAAAGAAGGCCTTAAACCCCGTGGAAACTCATCATCCTTATCGTCCTAGTCAACCCCATCAATCCAATCACTTATCACAGTCCTCAATCTCATAACCCGTAGGAGAATCCACAATCCCAAGACGTCCCCCCAAATCATTTGTGTCTCTGCCGCTAATTCAACCTAAAAAACCCATAACCCACAATCCTCTCTTGACGACGAAGAAGACGACCCTTAACCGGTGGGTTGTGGGAGACTAAACTGGGTTTTTGATTTGATCcataagaagaagatgatgatgatgggttGGTGCATAAAGAGACCGGCAATTGGGAGCAAAAAGGGTCGGTGATTAGGGCAAGGGGTGGCTGTTGGGGTGGTGAGTTGTTGTGGGTTTAttactttatttgttttctttaattttttaatttttattaattttttaatttttattaattttttaatttttattaattttataggaaaaaaaaagttaatagtGTTTCTATAGGGTTAAATTGAGTGACACGTGTTACAAAATTACATAAGGAGACACAAATGAGACATGAACTAGGGGATAGCAAACCCATAACCATCTGAACGGTAGGAatcaatttcagagaccatttgtgataaaaacctcaAAAATATTGGAGAGAGTTAATATATGTGTTACGAAGTAATGATATTAGGACACATGGTAAGTAGCATGTCAATAGCCAATTAAGATTTGATTAttaataatttcattaactttgaattttgtagaaCTCATGTTTTTCATATTGATCTGTACAACGTGATACAACTCCTTTTAAACATAGATGCCTACTCGTTCTCTACTCTACAAACACATGACAGCAGATAGGTTTCCCTGGACAGAAATCAAGATAGAGTGTCCACATTTTTGTGAGAATgtttttatattcctattattttcaTAGCGGAAGATattgtattttttgtttgtctattttttttttttttggcgaacAGGAATCAATAACAACCGGGCAAAGATGCCAAAGATACACAGAAGCCTACCCCGAGGCCAAAGCAAGCAACAAACAACTAAGGAAAAGCAGTACAAAGAGGTACAACCGACATCGCACCAAATGCTAAAAATGTCACTCCTCATACTGCTAGGAAGAAATTAATGGGGACAAGGAAGACCATCATTACACAGAACATGAACAAGAGAGGATGGGGGTCTGTTGACCCAAACATTATCACATACCTCCCTACTTTGCCGCAACGCCAGACGATCCGCAGCCATATTTGCCGATCTTGGAGTCCAAGACCAGCGGCAGTCATTAAAAGCCTCCCCCATTCTTTTGCATCGCGCCAGAATTGGAAAAGCTTCCCAACTACCCCTCGTATCCGAGTCTCGAATACAGGATATTGATTCCTGAGAATCAGATTCCACGATGACAAAATTCCATCCCATACTTCTTCCAAGCTCACACCCATGCAGCACTGCCAAAGCTTCTGCCACAGCCACAGACGAGGCCGTGACCCTCCTCCTGATCGCTGCCATAAACCTGCCCTCATCGTCCCGAGCCACCACCCCCACAAAACCAGGAGCTCCACTCCTTAACCAGCTCGCATCCacattaatttttataaaaccCACACAAGGAGGAGACCACTGCACATCAGAAGCCAAACCATTGACAGAAATAGGCAAACTACATACCGTAGCCTGATTATATTCCTTAAAAGCAGCCACAGATTGGTTGATGACTGCGATGATCTGTCGAGGAACTATAGGTTGTTGATTGAACAGAAAACTGCATCTCGCCTTCCATATAAACCAACAAGTTGTAGCAACATATGAAAGCATATCGTTCCGCACACCCGACTGCCCATTAGCTAAACCAACAATACTGCCCAACCAAACCGCCCAACTTGTGACCGCATCCCTCCGCAATCCTCTAATTAACCTTAACCCAATCCAAACCTCCTCAACCCACGAACATTGGAGAAATAGATGTACCAAAGATTCCTCATACCTATTGCAAATAGGGCAGAGAGTAGACGAAGAGGATCGACGCATAAACAAATTTACTTTCGTGGCCACTGCCTCTTGTAAGGACCTCCATATGAAGGATCTGATTTTTGGCTGAACCTCAAGCTTCCAAACACACTTCCAAACCTGTTTTGGGATGAGGGCAGATCGGTGAGGGTTTCCAATTCGTTGCTGGATATTCCTGGTCATAGCCCAATGATATCCTGATTTGACAGAATAGATTCCATTCTTCACAAAAGGCCACACTAATCTGTCATTCGAACTCGGATCACCTGAATGTGTCTCGTAAATCGCCTTGATCTCCTCCTCCACCAGAAAGGGTTTAAGGAAATCAATCTCCCAGCTACCATAATCAGTGCTTAACAAAGAATTTACCCTGAGATTTAAAGAAACAGGAACTGACCCCAGGGGAGATGGATGACCAGAAGGGATTGAAGGCAGCCATTTATCCACCCAGACTCTGACATCCTTTCCATTCATTATCTGCCAGTGAGCGCCACCCCGAATTATTTCTCTACCAACCAGGAGGCTTGACCAAGCCCATGATGCTCTTCCACCCCTCTTCGCGTCGAAGAAAGAGCAGTTGGGGAAGTATCGGCCTTTAATGACCGACGCCCACAAAGAGTTTGGTTCCGATAACAGCCGCCAACACTGTTTCGCCAAAAGAGCGTTGTTGAACTCCGTGAAGCACCTCAAGCCAAGCCCACCTTCTTCTTTCGACTTCCCCATTTGTTCCTTTGAAACCCAGTGAATCCGGTTTTCCCCATCATTCTGCCCCCACCAAAATTTGGATATCAAAGCATCCAGATCATTGCAAAAAGTCTTcggaaacttgaagagattcATAGGATAAGCCGGAACTGCTTGCGCCACTGCCTTAATTAAAACTTCCCGCCCCGCTTGTGAGATAGTGGAGCGTTTCCATCCTTGAATTTTGCCTAAAAGCCTTCCTTTTACATACGCAAGGCCACTTCTTTTTGATCTACCCCAGATGGCCGGCACTCCCAGATAAACTCCCGGGTTCCCAACTTTCTCCATCCCAAGAATGGTGGCCAGTTGGAGAGCTAACTGATCCGGCACGTTCCCCGTAACACAAGAGGCGGGAAAAGTTAGATCCTGAGACTGTCAAAGTTTTATCTTGACTCCTATTAATTGCCATCATTCCCAATAACCCGGCCGCAGCCCACCCCCACCACCCAGTGGCCAGAAATTTGAACCACTTTGGTATGGGCTTCTTTTAATCCATGAAGCAATCATACATCGATCGAACACACGTTTCAATACATAGATCAAGCCATGAGCTTTCCTAGATATAAAAACTCGAGCAACATGACGTCACATCACAATTTTTTCATTTAAGTCTTCAATAAGTTTTTCCAGGTTCTTATACGAAGAGCCATCTTCGCTAACAGCATGGCGAGCCAACTTTGCAAAATTATCCACTGACTTGAAAATCTGCTCTCTTTGATCGCCTTCTTCCATCAATGCTCTTACCATCTTCTCCACCGTAGACCTATCACACGTGTCTTTCATATCGAGCCCGATCTTCCAGCCTTCACCAACCCATCTACTATTCACCTGTTGGTCTGCTAATTGTGGCCAACAAAGCATCGGAACTCCCGCCCAAATGCCCTCAATGGTCGAGTTCCAGCCGCTGTGAGTCCAAAACCCTCCGACAGCTTTGTGGGCCAGTACCTCTTCTTGTGGAACCCACTCCGCTATATACCCCCTTTCTTTAGTACCATCCTCCAACTCCACCGGAGTTGCACGCTCCTCTTGCCCACTCGAAAGCATATCCGACCGAACTACCCACAAAAAAGGCTTGCCACTGTTGATTAAACCGTGCCAAAACTCCAGTAACTGGACGCGGCTCAGCTTTGCCAAACTCCCAAAGCTGACGAAAATAACGGACCCCGACTGTTGGGAGTCGAGCCACGCCATGCAACGTCGGTCTTCGTGGCGCAAGGAGGAAACGGAGGATGATAGATCGTCTCCCACACGAGATTTGAGAAGGGCATGGAAAGGGCCTAaggtgtaaattttgggaaagCGAGTGGCGATCTGGGAGAGTATTAAGGGTTCTAGGTCGTCGAAGGTGTTGAGTATGATCGCAGAGACTCGAGTAATGGCCTCAATTTGCTCCatgaaaaatttaaaacttGGATGGTCAATTGGCATTCTGCAAAAACTCGGTAGATCCCGTAGTCGCAGAAGAGCTTCCATCCCTGGAATGTCCCTAATCGGGTGATCCATGTCCTGATCTGTTTCAACACGAGAAGCATATATATAGTGTTCAGCTCAAAAAACACTGAAGCAGTATACTAGCAAGGATACAAAATACACCTGAACTAGTAAAAACCAGTTTCACATGTCACATAGGAATTGTTTTTAACATTTTAAATTATCGTTATCAACTCGCTTTTTTTTCACTAACAAGAGCATTTGTAACTTTTTCAgagatttgtgtttttttttaaaatgcttTCACTGGGATAATTTTGTCGGGAAAATGATCTTAGCATTTAGTATAAGAAAGAAAAGCTAGTATATGACATTATTGTCAACTAAGGTCaatttgataactatttcattttttttttcattttttatttttattttttagattgAAAACGTGTAAGAGATGTTACCTAGCTAAGTTTTGAAATCTTTCTCACCCACAATTTGTATTAATTAAAAGGAAATATCTCttatataaaacaaacaaaaataacaaaaaatgtaCAAGAATTAAAAAGAAGAGTGACAGATATCACCATAAGGATTTTATCAAAATACAGATAAAATCAGAATTCTGGGAAATTAAAGTtttataagaaaagaaaagaagagtgaCAGTGATCACCTTGGAAGGGAAGCTGGCCTTGTTGAATGAGGTCGGGAATGCATGAATAACACCAGAAGCTGCAAGCGCTCACCGTGCGGAGGGCAAATACGGGAATTCCCACCTCCTCCGCCATGTCAATCGCGAAACACATGATCCCATCTATTATGACACAACTCAAGGGAGGACGGGGAGTGGTGGTGGCGCCACACGACTCGTTGTCCTTTTTGGTTAAGGTTATAAGAAGGTCACGCAGGAGTGGCTTGGTTACGGACCTGAGCGACGAGACGATGTCGTCTAGGGGGGGAATGGTGCGGGGGTGGTCCGGTGGGAGGCCATCGGGTATGGACTCGAAGTGGAGGGTTGGGAAGCGGGCGGAGAGGGCACGGCGTTGGGTGAGGAGACGATGGTTGTGCTCCGTACTGAGGAAGGTAACGTGGATGCCAGCGTGGCATAGCAGCTGCGCAAAGCTCAGCATCGGAGTGATGTGGCCTTGTGCTGGGAACGGCAACAATAGTACGTGTGCAGCAGATTCAGATTCCTCCATCTCCGCCGACATCCACTGTGCGGCTGTGTCTATTAATATATGTGAGGTTGGAATGAAGCTCAACTTAAAACCCTAATCCAGTGTTCATCACTTCTCAACTGTAAGTAAAGACAGGGtcggcccaggcccagtgcaggCAGGGGACCGTCCAGGGCCCAGAAAAATTAGGAGCatcaaaattattagggtggtatatttatatatgttattataagagtataaatgtataaaatttggttcaaagaaatagaaatttaactagaagtggtggtctgtcatttgaaaataatgaggaggtcttgggttcaaaacaccatatgtgcttatttacttttcattttttacaaatttcatttcataagagtataaatttataaaatttggtaaaaGGATCAAGAAGTCTAATTAgaaacaatgatttttgttgtttaaaattaataagaggttctaagttcgaaatgctatgtgcatgtttattcttttcaatttttacaaatttttgtttggttgttaatttatttttagttactatctagtagatatgtgggttgttatatttaaatatttgttttaattcaaatctaatcttcaacaaagaataatacgtagaccaaatttgcaaattatatgacatgtcatc is part of the Malus domestica chromosome 12, GDT2T_hap1 genome and encodes:
- the LOC139189945 gene encoding 7-deoxyloganetic acid glucosyltransferase-like; translation: MSAEMEESESAAHVLLLPFPAQGHITPMLSFAQLLCHAGIHVTFLSTEHNHRLLTQRRALSARFPTLHFESIPDGLPPDHPRTIPPLDDIVSSLRSVTKPLLRDLLITLTKKDNESCGATTTPRPPLSCVIIDGIMCFAIDMAEEVGIPVFALRTVSACSFWCYSCIPDLIQQGQLPFQDQDMDHPIRDIPGMEALLRLRDLPSFCRMPIDHPSFKFFMEQIEAITRVSAIILNTFDDLEPLILSQIATRFPKIYTLGPFHALLKSRVGDDLSSSVSSLRHEDRRCMAWLDSQQSGSVIFVSFGSLAKLSRVQLLEFWHGLINSGKPFLWVVRSDMLSSGQEERATPVELEDGTKERGYIAEWVPQEEVLAHKAVGGFWTHSGWNSTIEGIWAGVPMLCWPQLADQQVNSRWVGEGWKIGLDMKDTCDRSTVEKMVRALMEEGDQREQIFKSVDNFAKLARHAVSEDGSSYKNLEKLIEDLNEKIVM